TCAAGGTGGAGACCCAACAGGTACGGGCAAAGGGGGGACCAGCATATGGGGCAAGAAGTTCAATGATGAGATCAGAGAGTCTCTTAAGGTATCTCACTGAATGTCTTAAGCATTGTAATCTCTTTAAGATTTTGCCATGCATTTAATTTCAACTTATTTCTGCATTTTTGGTGTCATCCTTCTACTAATTTCGTTAGAACTATTGTTTGTGCTGCATGTCCCTGTTTTTGCACTCCCTTTGTCCCCTTCTGGGTTGATGGGCCACTCACGCCTGTTCCCTTCACTTTTGTTCTGTTTTAGAAATCCTGCTAGCAAAATCTGAACTTGTAGGAGCGCCATTGAAATTAAGGAGTAAGCTGAATAACTAGTATTTAATGTAGAGGTCTATGCCTGACTGACCATTCTTCTCAACTTCATTCTTGGATGAGGCTTAGCTTAGCTTGCCTTAATTACGTTAAACTAATTGGTACTTAAGACAGCTCAACATTTTGAATTTATGCGAGGACCTGAAATTGCAAGAAGCTGGATGCTGAATGTTGATTGCTTTCTTCGCAGGAATTCTTTCTTCTTTATACTAGATTGTTCCTGATGACACTCATTATTATGGACTATGATTGTTACTAATGTCTCACTCATTATTATGGAATATGACATCCTCAATGCCATTAGTGCAACACTTGTAGTCCTAATGCTATAGTTTTCTTCTTTCCAGCATAAGACTGGTAATGTTAATGTCATATTTATCTTCTTGCCAGCATAATGCGAGGGGTACACTATCAATGGCCAACAGTGGACCTAACACTAATGGAAGCCAGTTTTTTCTAACTTATGCTAAGCAACCCCATCTCAATGGATTATACACTGTATTTGGCAAAGTAATACATGGCTTTGAAGTCCTTGATCTCATGGAGAAGGTAGGTTCTTCTAGTTTTTGCCAATTGCCTTTACTATTCTGTTTGGAGATACAATCACTGATGAGGTTTAGACATGTGCATTTCTGTGTGGTCTCATTGTCTGATTACTTGTGGTAGGACTTGTTTCTTTATGATGCTCTTTCTCTCTCGCTATGCATGTCTAGACATTCCCCTGTTTACCTGTTCAATCACCTTGTCGCACTATTTTCTTTTAACCTGATTCAGCCCCGGAATTTCTTAGCAAATAATTTTTCCATTTGCACTGGTTTTATGCAGACTCAAACAGGACCAGGTGATCGACCTCTTGCAGAGATAAGGATCAATAGAGTAACGATACATGCGAATCCTCTTGCTGGCTAGTTGCATCTTTGAATGTCTGATTGGGTAGCATTATGACTACATGTTGGCATGTTTTTAACATTAATTTTGGGATGGGATTGGATTGATTATATAGAGAAAGTGAGACTGCTGGTGCTACCCGTAGTTTAATGTAAAGCAGCATTTTGGTAAACTAGAAATTAATATTGTAACCTTTAAAGTTAGTGTTCTGTTATGACATATTTAAAGCTTTCAAACTTTTATGGTATAAGAACTTAATCGTACACGTCTCTATAGCGTTTTTCTACTTAGAGATGATTGGGAACACCGTTACGTGGCTCTGGCGTTTTTCTGCTGTGAGTTTAACGGTTATAGTTTAATTCGCCTTTTAAGAATGCATTAAAGAACTATGATTGCGTTGTATCAGCTGGTGAGGGATCCTTTTAACCATAGCTTAGTTGGTCTTCCCATTTCTTTGGGGATTAGTGTTCCCTCACTAAGCATTGTTTTAAATTATGgtgtaatttttttcaaaatcgagTTTAGTAGTATAAACATGAATTATAGTATAAatatgagattttaaaaaattttattataattttacaatatataaattcagtctaaaaatatttttcttatggTGGTATGCAGTGCAAGGGGAGCAGATGAGCTTCCTTTGTAGTCTGTCTGGTTCATCTCGTAGTACGCCTATGTTTGATTTTGGCCCAGAACATTAAAAGATAATACGGCCTGAGCTGCATTTGTGGCCCACTGACTCTTTTGCTATTATACGCATTGGTAAATTAACTGACCGGAGAGAAAGCAGCACAAATCTTCTCCTGGAAGCCTCCCTAGTTCCTCCGTCATTTCAGCACGCGTCGCTATTACACTTTCCCATCACACGCAATATGAGTGGCTCTAGCCactagggtttcaaaatccccGCCATTTTtgctctctctcttctctcttccaaTGGCTATAGAAGACGAGGACCAAGTAACAAAGCCGAGTGCAACTCCAGTCTCGCAGTCAAGTACCTCGCATCCTACACATCGTCCAAATCCCGATGGTATGTCGCCAAAGCCGTTGAGCCCAAAGGAGTTCATCCTTTCTGTGGCCTCTAACATATCTTCTCAGCCTCTCACTAACCCTGACCCTAATGTCTGGGGTGTCCTCACTGCTATTTCCAACAATGCCCGCAAGCGCCACCAGGTACCTTTCTCTTTAATCCACATGATCCTCCTTTTTTTATGCTTTTGCAAGTGCTTATATATTCTTTGATTGCAAATTCGTAAATTTTTTGGCGGCCGTTTGGTTGTTTATAATTCCTTCAGCTAAAGTTCCCTGTTAAATTTACCTAAAACCCTTCGAAAATCCTAGTTTCGTAAAATTCCCGTTTGTTCATACGGGATGATTGCAACTGCGATTACGAGAAACTTGGTTGAATTATGCTTTTGCCAAGTGATACTGGGGATTTTGTCTCTTCTGTTTGCTTTGTTAAGTGCCAACAattttctatgattttttttcttggtTTTGTTTCATTCAGAAGTCATTGCTTCGCATTTTCAATTTGTTCCTTCCTGTCGTTTTcgtttctaattttattatgttaaacTACATACTGAGTAAAAAAATTTTTCACGTGGTCTTGAAACTTCTAGGCCTTGGTTGGTTCTAACTCACTATTTCCTTGGAGTTAACATGCTCCATAGGGTAAGTTACTTCCTGAAGTTGGGACAAAATGCAAACTGAAGTTTCTGAGTTAATTTAACCCCAACCAAATAAGGCTTAAGATGCTGCCTTTGAGGAGATCAACTTGGGATCCAGTTCTTGAAAAAGATATGAGATAGACCTTGAAATTTGTGACTAATCTTTTGCTTAAATAGGGAGGATAACAACAAAGATTGCTATTGCAATTGTACGATTATTTGcataaaataattgatttatttaattgatgACCGGGTTTGTTAGGACTAGTTTATTATATTAAGTTCTATGTGAATGATGTTGTTTCTACTACCATTTTGGTAAATGCACAAAAGCGATTTAGCATAATAGTACATATATGCAGTCCATCTTATATCCTATTATATTAACCTACTTAACTTGTCCTATAATAAAAAATGTTTATAAGCAATAAGAATGTAACTTATAAGCAATAAGAATTTGATGTAACTTTCCACGCAAATACAATTGCATGCCAACCATCTAACATAGGGACAGgcttaattcttatattttttttaggaaggaaaaaaattggaaaaaaggtagaaaattttggttttaagaatttttatttcagaaattttataGTTAGCCGAACAAGTTTTTTCTAAACTTGAGGGACTTGAAGCACATGATGTATATGTGGTTTCTGAGTAAAAACTTATGAAATGATCATGACAGGGTATCAATATGCTTTTGACTGGGGATGAGCATTGCATTGGCAGATTGGTGGAGGACATGCGTTTTCAAATTGAATCAACTGCAGTAAGTGGAAAACACTGCAAAATCTATAGGAAAAATCTCACTGTTGAAGGTTTGGAGCATCCATCCAACCGCCATGCATCTGTCTTCTTGAAAGATACAaggtttttttctttaaaaaaaattgtttttgtcccttcttttttctcatattttctGTTTCAGTATTCTGAAATATTTGAGCTTTTGCAGCACAAATGGGACATACCTTAATTGGAAGAAATTGAACAAGAGTAGTCCTGAATTGAAACTCAAGCATGGAGATATTGTATCTTTTGCTGCTGCTCCTCATCATGGTAACATTTTCTTGCTTCTCCTGTAACCTTTTAGGAGTTAGACAAAAGAAAAGTTTCTCATAAAATGTTTCTTCCTTCTTCAGCTTACGTCTCAACCATTAGTTGATATTGGTTGTCTTTTATATTTGAATGTTTATTTCTGTCTTTTTGCCATTTACCATGTAATTTcccttttctttcttgtttCCCTTTGGCTTATTGTCTGGTAATAAGTTATTCTGCCATCACCACTAAAGGTGGCCTATTTGGCACCTTATCAAGAAACATTAATAACTCAGATGTGCAGGAAGTGTGGGAGTCCATTTTCTTTATATGATACTCCTGCATTTCCTGCCAGCCATTTGAAAAAGAACCTTACAGTTTCCTTtgcaatttattattattatttttttcatgtgATGCTGCTGGTCTATTGTTAACTGATCCTTAATCCACATAGATGATTCATACAAGCCCCCAAAACCATTATGATTGGTAATTTTTGTGTGAACTCTCTTTGAGCAATTTATTGTCCATCTTTAAGCCCTTTCATGCCTTAGCTTCATGTGGTTGTCATTAGGTTTACAGTGAATTAACAGCAAGGGATGCAAAACAGCAAATTGAGAGAATAATCATGTTTCTTTCTTGCTTGCTTTcattaaatttgatttgaatCTGGAAAGCTTTATCTCTTCCATTGTTTGGGTGTTAAACTgtctattttggagaagcaaaGAAGTTTTTAGTGCTCCACTGACCCATTTTGGCAGAGTCTTACGGTCATGgctttttataaaattcctgGAAACCTAGATAGTTAACTTTATCTATTACATGTTATTTAAGTTTATTCTTTTATGTGGTTACAGAACTTGCATTTGCTTTTGTATATCGGGAGGTTCTTAGATCTACTCACTTGATGGAAGGATCGGTGGCAAAGAGAAAATCAGGTTATTTTTCATCTATATTCTTCATAATATAATTGGTATCCTTTTGTACAAATTTATTTCTTGCTTTGGATCTATCAATTTGGATATAAACCTCTGTTCTGAACACTTGTTGTGGCGAGCTAAAACATTTTGAGGACACCAGAAGTAATAATTAGTAGATGAATTCTCATTCTCTTGGTTTGGGAATCATGATCTGCTCCAAAATTGGATTGTTGCAGAGCATCAGCATGCAGTCTCACTAATGCATTTTCATGTTGTACTAAAAAACTAGGGAATTACCTTGCAAATTGCATGTgtctattattaatttttttaatatataaattaatttaatttatatatttattttttagttttattatataaaaataaataacattttaaatttcttattagccacttcatattttatttcattatattttatataaaccaAATTTATTATTGGCACTTCTTAATGAAGATTTCATAATATTATAAGAAATAGTTgttagaataataaaaagatacaatgataaaataaaaatagagaataaaaatgtaataatttGGAATTTCTTTAATTATACTATCATTTTCGTCAccttaaaatatcataaaatttttaatatttttaatatatcaaaATCTTTTTTTCActaatttcaatttcttttatattttctttcactAATTTTAATGTCTTTTCACATTGctaaaaataatcataaaaaattaattacttaataaaTTTCTCTCTCACAATTAAACCTCTAAAAGTAAATATTGGTATTAATGATTTAAATTATGCCTtaagtataattaattaaataataatgattaattagCACGTTAGTTGCTTTATTAATTGGCATATTATTAGTTTGATAGAAAATGCCATGTGCAATTTAGGGAAGAACATTTTCATAGAGAGGGCCATGTGGCAATAGTAGGGAAAACATGCTTACTGTACATTTACATATATAGATAGATTGTgggttttatttcattttattttatgtgcAGAGGAGATTGTTTCAGAAAACAAAAGATTGAAAGGTATAGGGATTGGTGCTCCTGAGGGTCCTATATCTCTTGATGATTTTCGAAGCCTTCAACGTTCAAACACGGTAAAATTGTTTtgaaaattcatatttatactGATTGATAAGCTATGTTTTTTTGGATGATTTAACTCCTAATATTTGTGATGGAAATtgtctaaaaaatatttactatattCAGGAATTGAGGAAGCAATTGGAAAGTCAAGTCCTTGTGATTGATACATTGCGCAATGAACATCGAGCAACTATTGAACATCATGATAGTGTATGCATTTCTGAAAGCTCAGCCTTTTTGGATATGTTTGAGTTTACTTGAAAGATGATGGTGATTTATCCGGGAGAGCGTGTAAGGATTTTTCTTGTTGAAAAGAAAAGTTGATTTTACGCTTTATTTGATCTGTTGTGTTAGCTGGTTTTGAATGGGAAAAGAGTGGTTTAAGATGAAGATTCAAGTCATGTCTTGCTCCTTACTAGTAGTTTTACCGCTGAGTGAAGCTTACatcttcaaaatttttgtaaagttTGGTGTAGATGGTAAATATCATGAGCGTGCAACCAAGAGGTTGTATGTTCAAGCTCCCTGTGTCTGTATTTCAGAGTAGCCAGTTCATGCTAAATGCTAACAGGGTGCCTCAGTCCCTTCTGTTTACCCTGAATCAGATAAGTGGTTATTGTTTTCCATCCATGGAAATACTTTGGATTCACATTATTTCATTTGGATATCTAAGTTTAATGtttaacatttatttatttgtttacaaGACACCGAGGTCTTCTCCGATGTTTGGTGATGTATATTTTATGTTTGCATGTTTACCAATGATCAACAATTACCCAGTTTTATCTCAGCTTAATTGTTGTTTGGTTCTGCAGGAGTTGAAAGAGATGAAAGAGTCTATCACAAAATCATACCTTGATCAACTCAAGGAGTTGCAACATATGTTAGATGTTAAACAGAAAGAGGTGGTGGAAGTTAACAGAGTATCAGCTGAACAAAAGCATGCCTTAGAAGACCTTAGTGAAAGACTTTCTGCTTCCAGGCAGTCATGTATTGAAGCAAATGAAATAATTAAGAGGTGAGAAATTTTTGTACCTTAGGTTCTCATGTCCAAGCGACTCTAATTCAATAAAAGACCATATATGTATTTAGAGGCTGCCTCCTTACATACAAATAAAATAGGAAGCTTCTGAATACTCCTCCTATACCTAGAATTGCTTATCTAAATTTCCTACTTTTAAATGCATAGAAAGCAGTCAAAGATACTgcgtcaaacatactcttattggTTCATGATATCATCCTATATATGTGAAAGCTAACTTTTCAACCCGGTTTTGGTTGGTGGGATCAagcaatatttaaatttagatctTACCTAGAATTAAGAAAGACAGAAAGAAACTGATACTGAATACTTGGTTATTCTTTTCTTATGTTTAGGGTAGATCACCTTTCTAGAGCAGAATAATACTTCAGTGGTGCAGATATTTACAATTTTTCTTAAAGATAAATATCGTCATGGCTTGACTTTATATTTTTAGTCACAAGGCATCTATATCGGAACTTGAGACACAGTTAGAAGAAGAGCGAGATCAGAGAAGAGAAGAACGACAAAAGGCTGTTGCTGATCTAAAGGTAGCATTACAGAAAGTTCAGTCTGAGGCTCAAGAGGAAATCAAACGACAGTCTCATGCTGCCGCCCAACGTGAGAGAGAACTGCAAGAAGAAATTAATAAACTTCAGGTTGGAAAAAGTTTTTTGATTCTAAATGTTTTGATTCAATGCATGTGTCTTATCAAAAGCTTCTAGATGTGAAATTTTCTGCATTTGCATTCAGGAAAGGGAGAAGAAATGGTGTTCACAAGTGGAAAGCTTGAGGCCCAAACTGGTAAGATCATTTTTACCTTCCAATTGCTTCCATTAAATATCAATATCGCTTAATATTTCTGAAATGCTTTATTTTGTCTTGGACAGGAGGAAGCCAGGCAAAAGTTGGTTATCTCTGATAATAAAGTTCGCCAGCTAGAAGCTCAAGTTGGCGAAGAGCAACTGGCCTCTACAAATGGAAGAAAAGTAACAATACTTTTAATTCTTATTTTGATGTTGTCCTGTCTCATTGGGTTCTTTGTGCTGTTTTGCTCTATATCATTTCTTGAATAGATGCTGGTACTAGGCCTGATATTTGTTTTGCTCGTGTTCTTTGAACAGAGAGTTGAAGAACTTGAGCAAGAACTGAAACAATTGAGAAAAGAGCTGGAGACGGAAAAGGTATATATGAGAATTCTTTTCAACTGCATAAAATGTTAAGGATGATTCACTATGGATGTGTGAAGTGATGTTCATCGTCTCTGACCCTCAACCTCTTCATCAATGCAAGTATATTTCCTATTTCAGTCCTAGAAGTCTGTCTGATGTTTTACATCATTCGGCGTTGTAAGTTTACATTTTACTAATATGATGGTTCAATGTGTAGTTTTCCCATCCTATGTTGGTGTACATAGGCTATTTTTTACTATTAGGATATTGTAATTATTAAGAGCATGTTTAGATATAGGGAAAATTGGAGGGAAGGAAAATAAAGGGaggaaaataaatttgaaatggcATTTTCTTTTGTTTGGAAAGTGAAGGAAAATAAGTAAGGGAGGGAAATAAAACCTATTTTAATTTGGTTATTTCTCTGCAAATTGGAGAGAAAATGATGGGATAACatcatttcaatttaaaattacattcaTGCCCTTTAATCTTTTAACCATATACAAAAATAAAGGATAAATTAGtaatttcaagaaaacaatattattttctttcaacTCCATTTTCTTTCCAAACAAgggaaaataagttattttcctTTCCCCCTCTTCTTATTTTCCATCAATCCAAACATGAAGAACGAACATAAAgacttgaaaaataaaaactattttccTCCTCCCCTTTAAACTATGCAAACAGAGTGTAAGAGAGAGGGAATGGGGGAGGGGAGGGAATGAGTGTTGTTGTGGTGATCTATTACACATCTCACAAATAAGTATTTGTTGGCATCTTATTAAAGCTAAATTCATTTTTGAGCTGAGGTTTTCTTTGCTGTTGTTAGCAGGCGGCGCGAGAAGAGGCATGGGctaaagtttctgcccttgaaCTTGAGATAAATGCCACAGTACGAGATCTTGACTTTGAGCGACGGAGGCTAAAAGGTGCTAGGGAAAGAATAATGCTTAGGTAAGTGTTCagttgtggttgtgtgtatatattctaatataattatttattcttcTTTTGTATATTTGATATTAGGAACTAATTTGTTATGCTGATCATGAACCATTTCTGTATTCAATGCAATGCATATGCTGATAATAGTAATGAATGATATTGTTTGCTAGGAGTAGGAGGTCCCTTGAGCAGTTGCTTTCTTACTTCTGCCTCTACTCAATATTTCTTTTATTGCAAAACGTAGTTGATTTAATACATGGTTCCATCTGGCCTATGTGTTGGAGTTTGCATGTATTAGTTAATATGGTGGGTGGTTTTTCCATGTCTCTTAATCACACTCAAGTGTTCTGAACATGAAGTTTGAATTCCAAATTTTCTAGAATTCACTATTATGGAGGCAATTGTTAGAAAATTAATAGACTTGTGTGCATTATGTGGTGGGAGATGGTACTTCAAattcatttcatgaaagcagTTGGTGTGGAGCCTCTTTTTGGAGGGAGACGGTATTTCAATTCCGTGCTCTACTGTGCCTGTTATTTTGAAATCTTATCATATTGTCAAACGGTTGATCAACTATGTGAACTGAGGAGCAGACACATTATAAATATGCTATCCAAAGTCCAAACTTGTTTggaatataattttcatatggTTTTGAAATTCCTACTTTTAATAAGCATAATTCTTTGTTAATTATGCAATCCAGCATTTTTGTCGAAACTCAAGATGTTCTTGTTAGCAGTGACTGGTAGTAGTCAAGAACTCGAGATGGGACATACatctttatatttaattcaGTAGCTGTAGACTGAATCTGGACTAGTTTTACATTCTTTATTGCTCAATTATATATCCCTTATAATCTGTTTTGTCCACGGTTGTAAATTCTAATACTAGCAATGTGCTGTATTGTGTAATTTTTATGTCTTTTCTGCATCAGAAATATGATAAATAGTTGGTGAGCTATTACATGTTTGATAGAATATGAGAATTAAATTGTGCATGCTGAGTATATTGTTGTGTGATGTGAGTAATGGAAGTTTATGTAGCAACATTTGGCTGCAATGCAGGGAGACACAGCTACGGGCATTTTATTCCACAACTGAAGAAATTTCGGTACTGTTTGCCAAGCAGCAAGAACAACTGAAGGCAATGCAGAAGACTTTGGAAGATGAGGAAAATTATGAGAACACATCTGTGGATATTGACCTGAATCTACCTACTGAGAACATGAATGGCTCCTTAGTCAGAGAAAAAGAAATGAAGGGGTATCGAAGCAACAGTGGTGGAAAGGCTGGCTCTGCTACTTCAGCTCagagatttgatgaaaatcaggTCGTTTCTTCAGGTGAAGCAAGTGTCACAGAGAAGCATGAATGTGATATCAGAAGTCAAGGAGAAGGTGAATATACTCAAGAGGAATTCACAAGTGCCAATCGTCATGCTAATGGTGGCTTTGGTTCCGACATTGATGGTATTTTCACAGCACCTATCCTGGAAGGAGATGCAATTGGCACAGAGCAAGTTCTGGAAACAGAAAGCCCTGGAATTGATGGTGATCGGAATGTTGATATGAACAAGTGTGGCTCATTAGCTGGGGAAACTATGCAACTTGATGATGAAGCCCATTTACACGAAAGTGATGAGCGTGTTCAGACAACTTCTCAGGCTGCTTTACATACCTCACAATCAGATAAATATCTTGAGAATCAGAAAGCCATGGAAGATACAGAACCAGGGGGCACAATCAGAACAGCTGACCTTTTAGCTTCTGAAGTTGCTGGGAGCTGGGCTTGCAGCACTGCCCCTTCTATCCATGGTGAGAATGAATCTCCTACAAGTAGAGACAATGACAAGAGAGGTGGTGCAGGGCTTCATGATTCTAATGGTCCAGTGGCCGAGAGTCAAAGTACACCGACTTCTGTGGCTGCGGCTGGCAGATGCAGTCATCAACGTTTGGCACTGAATGAGATGAGTGGAATTGTTGCACTAAGTGAGATGATTGGAATTGTTGCTCCTGATATGAAGGAGCAGTTTCGTGCTGTGGATAATGATTGTGATGGAAGGAGAGAAAAAGAGGGTTCTACCTCAAACTCTGATACTGAAGGTTGTGCCGACAGTGATGATAATGTTCCAGAATGTGCCAAAGGGGAGTCAATTTCAGATTATGAGACCGAGGGTAGCGATCAACCTGACGAGGATAAAAAACACGATGCCATGGATAATATGGATGAAGATGATGATACACAAGAAGATTCTCTTCAATAACAGGTCTGAAATACATGGCCGGAAACATAGACCTAAACAACAGTTAGGTATCCACATTTTGCATCTTGCCCACCACCTGAAAAGAATGGAAAAACTGTAATTAGTGTATATACAAGTGCCTTTCTTTTTTACAACATTTGCAGCAAAATTTGGAAGTCAGCAAAGCCAGCTAACTTATGTTAGGGAAGGGATAGATCAGTCATCAGGGAATGTACATCCTGTATGTAAGATTATTTAGGGATTTATGATAGTTTTCTTAGTAAGTAGATAACCTTTTGAACTGAAACGGTTCTGTGACTGAATCTAgtttttcatttgattttgccTCATTTGGAGCGTTcagttttcagttcaaaggccAACCAATTAAGTTGCACCACTGTTGTGCTGAGCGAGGAGCTGGGAGAAATAAATTGGCAGAGCATTTGTTTCCCTGACCAATTAGGGAATTGCTACTGTAGATACGATGGCGGGTAAGCACTCAATGGACCTAGTACATTGGTCAGCCCCACGCTCCTAAAAGTTTCTTACGCATTATTATTGTACGTCTTGCAGCTGGGAATTTGGGATCGTGAAATCGTGATGTAACTAATTTGCTGGGTAGATGGATGGTGGAACTTTGGAAGTGGTTGAACTGGCATCTTGTGGTTAGCTCCACTGCTTCCAACAGTAACCATCCACTCATTCAAGGGTCCCTGCTCTGTTATTGTTCCACCGTTTTGTCTACcacttttttcatatttattgttTGCCTACTGTAGCCTATGGAATACTCCCCCATTTTGTTTCCCCGAAAAAGTAAAGAAGAGTGCTCCGAATGTCTAATGCTCCCATTTTACTAGCATGAGGGAAAAAAAGGACGCTGTTCTTCCAGGATGGTATTAGTGTCTTAAGACCGTTGTTGTTGGGCATCTGAATTTCAAATATTGAGTTAGCCTCCAAGCTGAGAAGTTCATTCTCTTTTATTAAACGAAATGCTAAGGCGTGACCCATTCTCTATTAATCTAATCCAGAATTCCTTTATTTTGAATGTTTATAAGCAAATTCTCCTCGTAACTTCCACTTTGCCTGGTTAGGCTATCAATATATCCTTATTGGGTtttaacaaaaagaaaagaaagaaagaaaattgaaaggACTTTGATTTGCTTGCCTAGAGGGGACGTGGGTTGAAGGCTAGAGGTCTAA
The sequence above is a segment of the Manihot esculenta cultivar AM560-2 chromosome 5, M.esculenta_v8, whole genome shotgun sequence genome. Coding sequences within it:
- the LOC110614995 gene encoding peptidyl-prolyl cis-trans isomerase CYP18-1, which codes for MSVTLHTNLGDIKCEIACDEVSKTAENFLALCASGYYDGTIFHRNIKGFMIQGGDPTGTGKGGTSIWGKKFNDEIRESLKHNARGTLSMANSGPNTNGSQFFLTYAKQPHLNGLYTVFGKVIHGFEVLDLMEKTQTGPGDRPLAEIRINRVTIHANPLAG
- the LOC110614994 gene encoding myosin-9 isoform X1, producing MAIEDEDQVTKPSATPVSQSSTSHPTHRPNPDGMSPKPLSPKEFILSVASNISSQPLTNPDPNVWGVLTAISNNARKRHQGINMLLTGDEHCIGRLVEDMRFQIESTAVSGKHCKIYRKNLTVEGLEHPSNRHASVFLKDTSTNGTYLNWKKLNKSSPELKLKHGDIVSFAAAPHHELAFAFVYREVLRSTHLMEGSVAKRKSEEIVSENKRLKGIGIGAPEGPISLDDFRSLQRSNTELRKQLESQVLVIDTLRNEHRATIEHHDSELKEMKESITKSYLDQLKELQHMLDVKQKEVVEVNRVSAEQKHALEDLSERLSASRQSCIEANEIIKSHKASISELETQLEEERDQRREERQKAVADLKVALQKVQSEAQEEIKRQSHAAAQRERELQEEINKLQEREKKWCSQVESLRPKLEEARQKLVISDNKVRQLEAQVGEEQLASTNGRKRVEELEQELKQLRKELETEKQAAREEAWAKVSALELEINATVRDLDFERRRLKGARERIMLRETQLRAFYSTTEEISVLFAKQQEQLKAMQKTLEDEENYENTSVDIDLNLPTENMNGSLVREKEMKGYRSNSGGKAGSATSAQRFDENQVVSSGEASVTEKHECDIRSQGEGEYTQEEFTSANRHANGGFGSDIDGIFTAPILEGDAIGTEQVLETESPGIDGDRNVDMNKCGSLAGETMQLDDEAHLHESDERVQTTSQAALHTSQSDKYLENQKAMEDTEPGGTIRTADLLASEVAGSWACSTAPSIHGENESPTSRDNDKRGGAGLHDSNGPVAESQSTPTSVAAAGRCSHQRLALNEMSGIVALSEMIGIVAPDMKEQFRAVDNDCDGRREKEGSTSNSDTEGCADSDDNVPECAKGESISDYETEGSDQPDEDKKHDAMDNMDEDDDTQEDSLQ
- the LOC110614994 gene encoding myosin-9 isoform X2 codes for the protein MAIEDEDQVTKPSATPVSQSSTSHPTHRPNPDGMSPKPLSPKEFILSVASNISSQPLTNPDPNVWGVLTAISNNARKRHQGINMLLTGDEHCIGRLVEDMRFQIESTAVSGKHCKIYRKNLTVEGLEHPSNRHASVFLKDTSTNGTYLNWKKLNKSSPELKLKHGDIVSFAAAPHHELAFAFVYREVLRSTHLMEGSVAKRKSEEIVSENKRLKGIGIGAPEGPISLDDFRSLQRSNTELRKQLESQVLVIDTLRNEHRATIEHHDSELKEMKESITKSYLDQLKELQHMLDVKQKEVVEVNRVSAEQKHALEDLSERLSASRQSCIEANEIIKSHKASISELETQLEEERDQRREERQKAVADLKVALQKVQSEAQEEIKRQSHAAAQRERELQEEINKLQEREKKWCSQVESLRPKLEEARQKLVISDNKVRQLEAQVGEEQLASTNGRKRVEELEQELKQLRKELETEKAAREEAWAKVSALELEINATVRDLDFERRRLKGARERIMLRETQLRAFYSTTEEISVLFAKQQEQLKAMQKTLEDEENYENTSVDIDLNLPTENMNGSLVREKEMKGYRSNSGGKAGSATSAQRFDENQVVSSGEASVTEKHECDIRSQGEGEYTQEEFTSANRHANGGFGSDIDGIFTAPILEGDAIGTEQVLETESPGIDGDRNVDMNKCGSLAGETMQLDDEAHLHESDERVQTTSQAALHTSQSDKYLENQKAMEDTEPGGTIRTADLLASEVAGSWACSTAPSIHGENESPTSRDNDKRGGAGLHDSNGPVAESQSTPTSVAAAGRCSHQRLALNEMSGIVALSEMIGIVAPDMKEQFRAVDNDCDGRREKEGSTSNSDTEGCADSDDNVPECAKGESISDYETEGSDQPDEDKKHDAMDNMDEDDDTQEDSLQ